The stretch of DNA TATTCTCATAGAAACAAGCATTTATGGAAAAAGAACTTTTGGTGCAATTCTGTAAACTATATTCAAAGCTAAATAAGAACACTTTCACACCAAAATACACGAATAATGTGTAATAAAAAATGCTTCTAATTCTAATTGGTAAATAATGAAAAAATAGACTATATGAGCAATTATTGATGATTGTTTCATAAAATTTAGAAAGCCTTATCTGCCATCAAAAGCAAATAAGGTTTTTCTTTTTGGTATGGTTTCTGTAATAATTAATAGAAAACAACTTGAAAAAAGATTAACAGTGCCAAAACCAAGTATCAAATAAAATTATTTCCAATATTCTTATACTATTTTTTACAATTAAATCCACAGGCCATTATGAAGAAATCCATCCTATTGTTGTTTTTTGTGGTTTCCATGGGAAATTCAACTATCCATGCTCAAGACAATTCATTGATTGAAACCGATATGATTGAAGTAAGCGGTTTTTTTGACGTAAAAACTACGGACTTCACCTTCAAAAAAGTAGATGCCAATAACCGTATTATTGCTTTTACAACAGAAGATCTCGAATATTTAAAAACGTTTTTTGAAAATCAAGAAGGCGTTTTGAGAGTAGAAGGCGATAAACTGGACAAAACGGTACAGGTTGTTAGTTTACTCGAAAAAGATGGGCAAATTTTCTTTCAACATCGTGAGATTGCCGAAGTATTGAACCAAGATGGGTTTGTTACCATCCGCCTCAGAACCCGTTCCAACAGTCGCTACCTTGTTGCATCACATACAATCACGAATAAAGAGGATGAGATGACAGCCGAGCTTATTAGCGAAGAAAAAGTAGAAAATTGCAATGAATGTGGAGAAGTACAAGTAAGTAAAGAAGTCTTGGACTTATTGAAAAACATGGATTTTGGTGGCGAAATGTTTAACATGAGTTCCGACAGCACCAATCAATTCAAACCAACGACTGATATGCAGTAAATATCTGCACCAATTATTTACAGAAATCTACTATTAAACGCATCAAATCTTCAAACTCAGTGAGGGGAAGTGTTTCAGGACGATCATATATATCGTGATATGCTTGAATGCCTCCTAATGTATAAATAAAGAAACAGGGTACCCCCTGTTTATAAAAAAACCAATGGTCGCTATTAGCTGCTTCCCCTCTCTTTTTTATTGCAGGCAAATATTGTTTCTCTTCATTAATAAGCTCCAATTTAGTAAACGCCGTAGGGAATTCAAATGCATTGACTGCTGTAATTCCTTCTTCTCCAGTTCCAACCAAATCAAGGTTCAACAAAAATTTTATCTGTTTGATCGGAAATAAAGGGTTTTCGACAAAGTGCCTCGAACCAATTAAACCCAATTCCTCTGCTCCAAATGCAATAAACACAATCGAATAATCGGGTGGGTTTTCAGAATAGTATTTTGCCAAATTGAGCAACATCGCTACTCCACTTGCATTGTCATTTGCACCAGGAATATATTGATTTGCCCCCAAATGCCCCAAGTGATCGTAGTGAGCAGTAAGCACATATAGAGAATCTCGATAGCGTGTGCCTTTGATAAATCCCAATACATTTTGTGTTTGATATGAAGTTTCAAAAGAAGCATCAATATTGATTCCGACATCTTTTATTTTCTCAGGCTTTGCAGCTCGATTTATTTGTATGTGTGTGAAATTGTCTACGTTACTCGCCACATGCCATGTCAATTTTTCTTCTACACTGATAAATGCTGCTGCATCTAAATGACTTCCAATAAATAGATTAATCCGTTCCCTAGCTTTCGCTGCATTTTCATTCTCATAATCAAATACAACCACTTTATCTGTGTAGGATTTATTGAGCATCAACTTATTAAAAGTACTTCGATTTAATAGTTTATTCTCCTTCAAATGCACTGCTTTAAAGCTTCCTGATTGCCCCTTTGCAGAAGGTGAAACAATAAAATCTTTTCCTGCCTCTAATTCAATACCATTCACACTCAGCAACATATCCTCAGAAAAAGTAT from Chitinophagales bacterium encodes:
- a CDS encoding M28 family peptidase, whose protein sequence is MRVIKKIVLIYLIIFCTNGIAQELSYAREVIDALCAPDMHGRGYVLEGETKAAVFIAEEFKRWGVQPFGESYYQEFMVAVNTFSEDMLLSVNGIELEAGKDFIVSPSAKGQSGSFKAVHLKENKLLNRSTFNKLMLNKSYTDKVVVFDYENENAAKARERINLFIGSHLDAAAFISVEEKLTWHVASNVDNFTHIQINRAAKPEKIKDVGINIDASFETSYQTQNVLGFIKGTRYRDSLYVLTAHYDHLGHLGANQYIPGANDNASGVAMLLNLAKYYSENPPDYSIVFIAFGAEELGLIGSRHFVENPLFPIKQIKFLLNLDLVGTGEEGITAVNAFEFPTAFTKLELINEEKQYLPAIKKRGEAANSDHWFFYKQGVPCFFIYTLGGIQAYHDIYDRPETLPLTEFEDLMRLIVDFCK